A genomic region of Hydrotalea sp. contains the following coding sequences:
- a CDS encoding homoserine dehydrogenase, with translation MKQSKPFRLAIAGLGTVGASLVQLIEEHNKKITDGNGQVGQEIIGQPISIVGLSARDKNKKRAIDISTYEFFSSAEEMARDVDYDALVELVGGVDGVAPAIWQSAIDRHKTIITANKALLAMRAGEFVPAIEKNNSQLYFEAAVMGAVPVIDTIKNSLRSLDISGFYGIVNGTCNYILSTMKAKKLPFAEVLADAQQKGYAEADPSFDIDGTDALHKLVILTILAFGTMPNIDNIYTRGVRDIDSVDIHYAGLFNFSIKLFATAKKMNDQMMLSVEPMLIEKNRIMAKVGDALNAINIESTARGPLLLIGRGAGGMPTASAVLADVITAQNNQIDAGEKTPQAAHNLPHLLPFGRPFADIMNNKLSFKNVSDDEARFYIRLSVADKVGVIATCSTILRDAAISIEKLHQNDDRPVHISIITHATRRENIAQAITKIKELDAILKEPVVMKLL, from the coding sequence ATGAAGCAATCCAAACCATTTCGTCTTGCCATCGCCGGCCTTGGCACGGTGGGGGCCAGCCTGGTGCAACTTATCGAGGAGCATAACAAAAAAATAACCGATGGCAATGGGCAAGTGGGGCAAGAAATCATAGGCCAACCGATTTCTATCGTCGGCCTATCGGCGCGCGATAAAAACAAAAAACGCGCCATCGATATTTCTACCTATGAATTTTTTTCATCGGCCGAGGAAATGGCGAGGGATGTTGATTACGATGCGCTGGTCGAGCTAGTCGGTGGGGTGGATGGCGTGGCGCCGGCCATTTGGCAATCGGCCATCGACCGCCACAAAACCATTATCACCGCCAACAAGGCACTGCTGGCAATGCGCGCCGGCGAATTCGTTCCCGCCATCGAAAAAAATAATAGCCAATTGTATTTCGAGGCCGCGGTGATGGGGGCGGTGCCGGTTATCGACACGATAAAAAATTCGTTGCGGTCGCTAGATATCAGTGGTTTTTACGGCATCGTCAACGGCACCTGCAATTATATTTTAAGCACCATGAAGGCAAAAAAATTGCCCTTTGCCGAGGTGTTGGCCGACGCCCAGCAAAAGGGCTATGCCGAGGCCGACCCAAGTTTTGATATCGACGGCACCGACGCCCTGCATAAATTGGTTATCCTGACGATATTGGCATTTGGCACCATGCCGAATATCGACAATATTTATACCCGTGGCGTGCGCGATATCGACAGCGTTGATATTCATTACGCCGGCCTGTTTAATTTTTCGATAAAATTATTTGCCACCGCCAAAAAAATGAACGACCAGATGATGTTGAGCGTCGAGCCGATGTTGATAGAAAAAAATCGTATCATGGCCAAGGTGGGGGATGCGCTAAACGCCATCAATATCGAAAGCACCGCCCGCGGGCCGTTGCTGTTAATTGGCCGCGGTGCGGGCGGCATGCCGACCGCGTCGGCCGTGTTGGCCGATGTTATCACCGCGCAGAATAATCAAATTGACGCGGGCGAAAAAACACCGCAAGCGGCGCACAACCTGCCCCATCTTCTGCCATTTGGTCGGCCATTTGCTGATATTATGAATAACAAATTATCTTTTAAAAATGTCAGCGATGACGAGGCGCGGTTTTATATCCGCCTGAGCGTTGCCGACAAGGTTGGGGTTATCGCCACCTGCTCGACCATTTTGCGCGACGCCGCTATATCGATAGAAAAATTACACCAGAACGATGATAGACCGGTCCATATCTCCATCATCACCCACGCCACGCGCCGCGAAAATATCGCCCAAGCCATTACCAAAATAAAAGAATTGGATGCGATATTAAAAGAACCCGTGGTGATGAAATTGTTATAG
- a CDS encoding NAD(P)/FAD-dependent oxidoreductase: MSDKIKTDVVIIGAGPVGLFAVFELGLHGLSAHVIDILGKAGGQCAELYPDKPIYDIPALPVVSGQALTDNLLQQIEPFAPTFHFNHMVETLERVQDGWQLTTDGGAVFESKIVVIAAGGGSFQPKKPSIDGIENYEGRGVAYAVRNINQYDGKNILLAGGGDSALDWTLNLAERAAKIGLVHRRREFRGAPASVKKLEEMIESGRVQFYLGNPIKLLGEDKLSGVVIENDGVEQTVMVDNFLPFYGLSMKLGPLANWGLTLGTGEKVAADKNLILVDTEAFRTNLPGVFAIGDINYYPGKLKLILSGFHEAALMAIAAKKLLSPDERVAMQYTTSSTKLQRLLKVI, from the coding sequence ATGAGCGATAAAATAAAAACGGATGTAGTGATTATCGGTGCCGGGCCGGTGGGGTTGTTTGCGGTGTTTGAATTGGGACTGCATGGTTTATCGGCGCATGTGATAGATATTTTGGGCAAGGCCGGTGGGCAATGCGCCGAACTTTACCCCGACAAACCGATATATGATATTCCCGCCCTGCCGGTGGTGTCGGGCCAGGCCCTGACCGATAACCTGCTACAGCAGATTGAACCATTCGCCCCGACCTTCCATTTCAACCACATGGTTGAGACGTTAGAGCGCGTCCAGGATGGTTGGCAATTAACCACCGACGGCGGTGCGGTTTTTGAAAGCAAAATTGTGGTGATAGCCGCCGGCGGCGGTTCGTTCCAACCCAAAAAACCATCGATAGATGGTATCGAAAATTATGAGGGGCGCGGCGTTGCTTACGCGGTGCGCAACATCAACCAATATGACGGCAAAAATATCTTGCTCGCCGGTGGCGGCGATTCGGCACTGGATTGGACATTGAATTTGGCCGAGCGCGCGGCAAAAATCGGTCTGGTGCATCGGCGGCGCGAATTTCGCGGCGCACCGGCATCGGTTAAAAAATTGGAGGAGATGATAGAATCCGGCCGCGTGCAATTTTACCTTGGCAACCCAATAAAATTATTGGGCGAGGATAAATTAAGCGGCGTGGTGATAGAAAACGACGGCGTCGAGCAAACCGTGATGGTCGATAATTTTTTACCCTTTTATGGCTTGAGCATGAAACTTGGGCCGCTTGCCAATTGGGGGCTGACGCTTGGCACGGGGGAGAAGGTGGCGGCCGATAAAAATTTGATATTGGTGGATACCGAAGCCTTCCGCACCAACCTGCCGGGGGTGTTTGCGATTGGTGATATTAATTATTACCCGGGGAAATTAAAACTGATATTGTCTGGTTTCCACGAGGCCGCCCTGATGGCCATCGCGGCAAAAAAATTGTTATCGCCGGATGAACGGGTGGCGATGCAATACACCACCTCGTCAACCAAATTGCAAAGATTGCTGAAAGTGATATAA
- a CDS encoding 2Fe-2S iron-sulfur cluster-binding protein has product MSIKVKVKNYKTGKVDEIDAPLGYQLMEAIRDNDLPILADCGGAMACATCHVKVADGWVKKLPAMQDDEKDMLDLVSGAGKNSRLSCQILITKDLDGLEVALTPESLRQ; this is encoded by the coding sequence ATGTCGATAAAGGTAAAAGTTAAAAATTATAAAACCGGTAAGGTTGATGAAATCGACGCGCCATTGGGTTACCAATTGATGGAGGCGATTCGCGATAACGACCTGCCGATATTGGCCGATTGCGGCGGGGCAATGGCCTGCGCCACCTGCCATGTTAAGGTAGCCGATGGTTGGGTGAAAAAACTGCCGGCGATGCAAGACGATGAAAAGGACATGCTCGATTTGGTATCGGGCGCGGGAAAAAATTCACGCCTGTCATGCCAGATTTTGATTACCAAGGATTTGGATGGGCTCGAG